One segment of Phaeacidiphilus oryzae TH49 DNA contains the following:
- a CDS encoding Uma2 family endonuclease: MDTELETRTQIYRRLRELADHFYEHPAPGMDRRAEIADGQLVMMMSPSGRHDYNIVQIQKQLTRQLADELAAATVGDVEDPANGLLRRPDLLVLPIDALDPPDDDGVDAERDHRIDAHAVILAVEIVSPSNPGNDHRTKVADYARMGIEHYLIVDPRTGTLRYLWGIRDHAYVNTIEHSFGETITVGDGWKIDTTAVRRYRSTT; encoded by the coding sequence ATGGACACCGAGCTGGAGACCAGGACGCAGATCTACCGGCGTCTGCGGGAGCTCGCCGACCACTTCTACGAGCATCCGGCTCCCGGCATGGACCGCCGCGCCGAGATCGCCGACGGCCAACTCGTCATGATGATGAGTCCGTCCGGCCGCCACGACTACAACATCGTCCAGATCCAGAAGCAGCTCACCCGCCAGCTGGCCGACGAACTCGCCGCCGCCACCGTCGGCGACGTCGAAGACCCCGCCAACGGTCTCCTGCGCCGCCCCGACCTGCTGGTCCTGCCCATCGACGCCCTCGACCCCCCGGACGACGACGGCGTCGACGCCGAACGGGACCACCGTATCGACGCGCACGCCGTCATCCTCGCCGTCGAGATCGTCTCCCCGTCCAACCCCGGTAACGACCACCGCACCAAGGTCGCCGACTACGCCCGGATGGGCATCGAGCACTACCTGATCGTGGACCCCCGCACCGGCACTCTTCGCTACCTGTGGGGCATCCGCGACCACGCGTACGTCAACACCATCGAGCACTCCTTCGGCGAGACCATCACCGTCGGCGACGGCTGGAAGATCGACACCACCGCCGTCCGCCGCTACCGGAGCACCACGTGA
- a CDS encoding helix-turn-helix domain-containing protein gives MTDLGRLITQQRHAAGMTQAQLADGAGITQAALSRIENGKTSPRLSTVERIAHALGRPLTLTVGDTTGV, from the coding sequence GTGACCGACCTCGGACGGCTCATCACCCAGCAGCGCCACGCCGCCGGCATGACCCAGGCCCAACTCGCCGACGGCGCCGGGATCACCCAGGCCGCCCTCTCCCGCATCGAGAACGGGAAGACCTCCCCCCGCCTCTCCACCGTCGAACGCATCGCCCACGCCCTTGGGCGCCCTCTTACCCTCACCGTCGGTGACACCACTGGGGTTTGA
- a CDS encoding helix-turn-helix domain-containing protein — protein sequence MRPRSSPRSPRWSHTTAELYLGLAGDARATATELGLHRASVYHRVRHIEDITGLNLADGQHRLILHVGIKVCRLLGLA from the coding sequence GTGCGGCCGAGGTCGTCCCCTCGTTCGCCCCGCTGGTCGCACACCACCGCCGAGCTGTACCTGGGCCTGGCGGGTGACGCACGGGCCACCGCCACCGAGCTCGGACTGCACCGCGCGAGCGTGTACCACCGCGTCCGCCACATCGAAGACATCACCGGACTCAATCTCGCGGACGGGCAGCATCGCCTCATCCTTCACGTGGGCATCAAAGTCTGCCGACTCCTGGGCCTCGCCTGA
- a CDS encoding class I SAM-dependent RNA methyltransferase, translating into MVGRRYEVEVGPVAHGGHCVARHEGRVLFVRHALPGERVVVQVTEGGESSRFLRADAVEILEPAKDRITAPCAFAGPGKCGGCDWQHVTPGGQRKLKVQVLTEQLERLGGLTPEEAGWDGSIEPAPGDKLPAGEVPAWRTRVQFAVDPETERVGLRRHRSHEVELVDRCLIAAPGVEELGVESREWPGVAAVEAITATGSGDRQVIITPRGEARLPIVELDRPVSVQRVGRRGELHRVHGRAVVRERAAGRTWRVSAGGFWQIHPAAAEILVDAVLGGLAPRQGENALDLYCGVGLFTGALAEALGERGVVLGIESSKGAVADAHHNLEDLLGDGRVVIEQGKVEQVLPRTGITEADLVVLDPPRAGAGKATVRQIAGLNARRIAYVACDPAALSRDLAFFRESGYRPVSLRAFDLFPMTHHFECVAVLEPAGEGV; encoded by the coding sequence TTGGTGGGCCGGCGCTACGAGGTCGAGGTGGGCCCGGTGGCCCACGGCGGCCACTGCGTGGCCCGGCACGAGGGCCGGGTGCTCTTCGTCCGGCACGCCCTGCCGGGCGAGCGGGTGGTCGTCCAGGTGACCGAGGGCGGCGAGTCCTCGCGGTTCCTGCGCGCGGACGCGGTCGAGATCCTGGAGCCCGCCAAGGACCGGATCACCGCGCCGTGCGCGTTCGCCGGCCCCGGCAAGTGCGGGGGCTGCGACTGGCAGCACGTCACGCCGGGCGGGCAGCGCAAGCTCAAGGTGCAGGTGCTGACCGAGCAGCTGGAGCGGCTCGGCGGGCTGACCCCGGAGGAGGCCGGCTGGGACGGCAGCATCGAGCCGGCCCCCGGCGACAAGCTGCCCGCCGGCGAGGTGCCGGCCTGGCGCACCCGGGTGCAGTTCGCCGTCGACCCGGAGACCGAGCGGGTGGGGCTGCGCCGGCACCGCTCGCACGAGGTCGAGCTGGTGGACCGCTGCCTGATCGCCGCGCCGGGCGTGGAGGAGCTGGGCGTCGAGTCCCGGGAGTGGCCGGGGGTGGCTGCGGTGGAGGCGATCACCGCGACCGGCTCCGGGGACCGGCAGGTGATCATCACCCCGCGCGGGGAGGCCCGGCTGCCGATCGTCGAGCTGGACCGGCCGGTCTCCGTGCAGCGGGTCGGCCGCCGCGGGGAGCTCCACCGGGTGCACGGGCGGGCGGTCGTGCGCGAGCGGGCCGCCGGGCGCACCTGGCGGGTCAGCGCCGGTGGATTCTGGCAGATCCACCCGGCGGCGGCGGAGATCCTGGTCGACGCCGTGCTGGGCGGGCTGGCCCCGCGGCAGGGCGAGAACGCCCTGGACCTGTACTGCGGTGTGGGCCTGTTCACCGGCGCGCTGGCGGAGGCGCTGGGGGAGCGCGGGGTGGTCCTCGGCATCGAGTCGTCCAAGGGCGCGGTCGCGGACGCCCACCACAACCTGGAGGACCTCCTCGGCGACGGCCGGGTGGTGATCGAGCAGGGCAAGGTCGAGCAGGTGCTGCCGCGCACCGGCATCACGGAGGCGGACCTGGTCGTCCTGGACCCGCCGCGGGCGGGCGCGGGCAAGGCGACGGTTCGTCAGATCGCCGGTCTGAACGCCCGCCGCATCGCGTACGTCGCCTGCGACCCGGCCGCGCTCTCCCGCGATCTGGCCTTCTTCCGCGAGTCCGGCTACCGCCCGGTCTCCCTGCGGGCCTTCGACCTGTTCCCGATGACGCACCACTTCGAGTGCGTGGCGGTGCTCGAGCCGGCGGGCGAGGGTGTCTGA
- a CDS encoding APC family permease yields the protein MPKLADIPKRILIGQALRSDKLAETLLPKRIALPVFASDALSSVAYAPEEIFLSLSVAGITTIHFSWWIGAVVALVMLTVVASYRQNVHAYPSGGGDYEVATVNLGHNAGLTVASALMVDYVLTVAVSTTSGVANIVSAVPALHGHEVLLSVALVILLMAMNLRGVRESGSAFAVPTYAFMIGVIGMMIYAAVRRFGFGSHMATESSQYHLAALPGHSNLAGLAMVFLLLRTFSSGCAALTGVEAISNGVPAFRKPKSRNAATTLLMMAVLAVIMLIGIIWMGNMTGLHMAEQPSQLVGAPAGYQEKTALAQISQAVFSNFTPGFYFIAAVTGLILVLAANTAFNGFPVLGSILAQDRYLPRQLHTRGDRLAFSNGIIMLAGMACVFIVIYGANSTRLIQLYIIGVFVSFNMSQTGMIRHWTRLLKTETDPAKRRRMIRSRTINTVGLAMTACVLVVVLTTKFMSGAWVSCMLMVIFFVVMKSIRRHYDRVADELAVEASPAGEETGATESVQAELSVLPSRVHAVVLVSKLHKPTLRALAYARLSRSHTLEAVSVNVDPADTKALQEEWARRGIEVPLKVLDSPYREITRPVVEYVKKLRKSRPRDVVAVYVPEYVLGHWYEQLLHNQSALRLKGRLLFTPGVMVTSVPWQLESSERRKAPRDWNAPGSVRRGEVRGPRKRPGGRPESLAGTAPSADSDRAKQPGQPDD from the coding sequence GTGCCCAAACTCGCCGATATCCCCAAACGCATCCTCATCGGGCAGGCGCTGCGCAGCGACAAGCTGGCGGAGACGCTCCTGCCCAAGCGGATCGCCCTCCCGGTCTTCGCCTCGGACGCACTCTCCTCGGTGGCCTACGCCCCGGAGGAGATCTTCCTGTCACTCTCTGTGGCGGGAATCACCACGATCCACTTCTCCTGGTGGATCGGGGCGGTGGTGGCCCTGGTCATGCTGACCGTGGTGGCCTCGTACCGGCAGAACGTGCACGCCTACCCCAGCGGCGGCGGCGACTACGAGGTCGCCACCGTGAATCTCGGGCACAACGCCGGCCTGACCGTGGCCAGCGCGCTGATGGTGGACTACGTGCTGACCGTGGCGGTCTCCACCACCTCGGGCGTGGCGAACATCGTGTCGGCCGTGCCCGCCCTGCACGGGCACGAGGTGCTGCTCTCGGTGGCGCTGGTGATCCTGCTGATGGCGATGAACCTGCGCGGGGTGCGGGAGTCGGGCTCGGCGTTCGCCGTCCCCACGTACGCGTTCATGATCGGCGTCATCGGGATGATGATCTACGCGGCGGTGCGGAGGTTCGGGTTCGGCTCGCACATGGCGACCGAGAGCTCGCAGTACCACCTGGCCGCGCTGCCCGGGCACTCCAACCTGGCCGGTCTGGCCATGGTCTTCCTGCTGCTGCGGACCTTCTCCTCCGGCTGTGCGGCGCTGACCGGTGTGGAGGCGATCTCCAACGGCGTGCCGGCCTTCCGGAAGCCGAAGAGCAGGAACGCGGCGACCACCCTGCTGATGATGGCGGTGCTCGCGGTCATCATGCTGATCGGCATCATCTGGATGGGGAACATGACCGGCCTCCACATGGCCGAGCAGCCCTCCCAGCTGGTCGGGGCGCCCGCCGGGTACCAGGAGAAGACCGCGCTGGCGCAGATCAGCCAGGCCGTCTTCTCGAACTTCACCCCGGGCTTCTACTTCATCGCCGCGGTCACCGGGCTGATCCTGGTGCTGGCCGCGAACACCGCCTTCAACGGCTTCCCGGTGCTCGGCTCGATCCTCGCCCAGGACCGCTACCTGCCGCGGCAGCTCCACACCCGCGGCGACCGGCTGGCGTTCTCCAACGGCATCATCATGCTGGCCGGGATGGCCTGCGTGTTCATCGTGATCTACGGGGCCAACTCCACCCGGCTGATCCAGCTGTACATCATCGGCGTGTTCGTCTCGTTCAACATGAGCCAGACCGGGATGATCCGGCACTGGACCCGGCTGCTGAAGACCGAGACCGACCCGGCGAAGCGGCGGCGGATGATCCGCAGCCGGACGATCAACACCGTCGGCCTGGCGATGACCGCCTGCGTCCTGGTCGTCGTGCTGACCACCAAGTTCATGTCCGGCGCCTGGGTGTCCTGCATGCTGATGGTGATCTTCTTCGTGGTGATGAAGAGCATCCGGCGGCACTACGACCGGGTCGCGGACGAGCTGGCGGTCGAGGCCTCGCCGGCCGGCGAGGAGACCGGCGCCACCGAGTCCGTCCAGGCCGAGCTCTCCGTGCTGCCCTCCCGGGTGCACGCCGTGGTCCTGGTGTCCAAGCTGCACAAGCCCACCCTGCGGGCCCTGGCGTACGCGCGGCTGAGCCGCTCCCACACGCTGGAGGCGGTCTCGGTGAACGTCGACCCGGCGGACACCAAGGCGCTCCAGGAGGAGTGGGCCAGGCGCGGCATCGAGGTGCCGCTGAAGGTGCTCGACTCGCCGTACCGGGAGATCACCCGCCCGGTGGTGGAGTACGTCAAGAAGCTGCGGAAGTCCCGGCCGCGGGACGTGGTCGCGGTGTACGTGCCGGAGTACGTGCTGGGGCACTGGTACGAGCAGCTGCTGCACAACCAGAGCGCGCTTCGGCTCAAGGGCCGGCTGCTGTTCACTCCGGGTGTCATGGTGACCTCGGTACCCTGGCAGCTGGAGTCCTCGGAGCGCCGCAAGGCGCCCAGGGACTGGAACGCGCCGGGGTCGGTGCGGCGCGGTGAGGTCCGAGGGCCCCGGAAGCGGCCGGGAGGCCGCCCCGAGAGCCTGGCCGGCACCGCGCCCTCCGCCGACTCCGACCGGGCGAAGCAGCCCGGGCAGCCCGACGACTGA
- a CDS encoding potassium channel family protein produces the protein MHIVIMGCGRVGSALARTLEKQGHSVAVVDQDPTAFRRLGSAFGGKRVTGVGFDQDTLREAGIEEAGAFAAVSSGDNSNIIAARVARETFGVENVAARIYDPRRAEVYQRLGIPTVATVKWTADQMLRRLLPSGAEPEWQDPSGKVQLAEVPVSAAWIGRRVNSLEQEANVRVAFLTRLGQGTLPGPDTVLQEGDLVHLVLYSTDLETVEAIFAKGPEEN, from the coding sequence GTGCACATCGTCATCATGGGCTGCGGCCGCGTGGGTTCCGCCCTCGCGCGCACCCTGGAGAAGCAGGGTCACTCGGTCGCAGTGGTCGACCAGGACCCGACGGCGTTCCGCCGTCTCGGTTCGGCCTTCGGCGGCAAGCGGGTGACCGGCGTCGGCTTCGACCAGGACACCCTCCGCGAAGCCGGGATCGAGGAGGCCGGAGCCTTCGCCGCGGTCAGCAGCGGGGACAACTCCAACATCATCGCGGCCCGGGTGGCCCGGGAGACCTTCGGCGTGGAGAACGTCGCGGCCCGGATCTACGACCCCCGCCGAGCCGAGGTCTACCAGCGCCTCGGCATCCCCACCGTGGCCACCGTGAAGTGGACCGCGGACCAGATGCTCCGCCGCCTGCTGCCGAGCGGCGCTGAGCCGGAGTGGCAGGACCCCAGCGGCAAGGTGCAGCTCGCCGAGGTTCCGGTGTCGGCGGCCTGGATCGGACGCCGCGTCAACTCCCTGGAGCAGGAGGCCAACGTCCGGGTGGCTTTCCTCACCCGCCTGGGCCAGGGCACCCTGCCGGGTCCGGACACCGTGCTGCAGGAAGGCGACCTGGTCCACCTGGTGCTGTACAGCACAGACCTGGAGACCGTCGAGGCGATCTTCGCCAAGGGCCCCGAGGAGAACTGA
- a CDS encoding potassium channel family protein, which yields MRVAIAGAGAVGRSIAGELLENGHEVLLIDKNPKAISVERVPQAEWLLADACEITSLDEAALQRCNVVIAATGDDKVNLVVSLLAKTEYGVPRVVARVNNPKNEWLYNESWGVDVAVSTPRLMSALVEEAVSVGDLVRLMRFSQGDANLVELTLPEDAELVGTRVGNVSWPEDTSLVTIIREGRVLTPSKDDTLEAGDELLFVAAPDRESELERLLSPAAAV from the coding sequence ATGCGTGTCGCGATTGCGGGGGCCGGCGCCGTAGGCCGTTCCATCGCGGGCGAGCTGCTCGAGAACGGGCACGAGGTCCTGCTGATCGACAAGAACCCGAAGGCCATCTCGGTCGAGCGGGTACCCCAGGCGGAGTGGCTGCTCGCCGACGCCTGCGAGATCACCTCCCTCGACGAGGCGGCGCTCCAGCGCTGCAACGTCGTCATCGCCGCCACCGGCGACGACAAGGTCAACCTGGTGGTCTCCCTGCTGGCCAAGACGGAGTACGGCGTCCCGCGGGTCGTCGCCCGGGTCAACAACCCCAAGAACGAGTGGCTCTACAACGAGTCCTGGGGCGTGGACGTGGCCGTGTCCACCCCGCGCCTGATGTCCGCGCTGGTCGAGGAAGCCGTCAGCGTCGGCGACCTGGTCCGCCTGATGCGCTTCTCGCAGGGTGACGCCAACCTGGTCGAGCTCACCCTCCCGGAGGACGCGGAGCTGGTCGGCACGCGGGTCGGCAACGTCTCCTGGCCCGAGGACACCTCCCTGGTCACCATCATCCGCGAGGGCCGGGTCCTTACCCCCAGCAAGGACGACACCCTGGAGGCGGGCGACGAGCTGCTGTTCGTGGCCGCGCCGGACCGGGAGTCCGAGCTGGAGCGCCTGCTGTCGCCCGCGGCGGCGGTCTGA
- a CDS encoding DUF3159 domain-containing protein, with protein MPRRPDATGAEQQVRSGDGDPAGDPVGARVDEVLGPEFLATEVMAASASAAGPAAAGTGADAEARAQADAEASREAAASLVKAFGGVRGMVDMTLPGLVFIVVFNLTHTVSTSAWSALALSALFAVVRLFRRETLQHAFSGVFGVAIGAFIAMKSGRAQDFYLPGLLYNVGLCLVYAVSAMVRWPLIGVMLGPVTGEMFTWRDRNPGRLAAYTKATWLWAGIMAVKPVVLFPLYFTGDVNLLGWLKVALGIPPFLLAVWFTYLLLAKAPPPIKAEQEDGDGDGGSPSATAGRARHARSR; from the coding sequence ATGCCGCGGCGGCCTGATGCGACCGGCGCCGAGCAGCAGGTACGGAGCGGAGACGGGGACCCGGCGGGCGATCCGGTGGGCGCCCGGGTCGACGAGGTGCTCGGCCCGGAGTTCCTCGCGACCGAGGTGATGGCCGCCTCCGCCTCCGCGGCCGGGCCGGCGGCCGCCGGGACCGGGGCGGACGCCGAGGCCCGGGCCCAGGCCGACGCGGAGGCCTCGCGGGAGGCGGCGGCCTCGCTGGTGAAGGCCTTCGGCGGGGTGCGGGGCATGGTCGACATGACCCTGCCCGGGCTGGTCTTCATCGTGGTCTTCAACCTGACCCACACGGTCTCGACCTCGGCCTGGTCGGCGCTGGCGCTGAGCGCGCTCTTCGCGGTGGTCCGGCTGTTCCGCCGGGAGACCCTCCAGCACGCCTTCAGCGGGGTGTTCGGGGTGGCCATCGGGGCCTTCATCGCGATGAAGTCCGGACGGGCCCAGGACTTCTACCTGCCGGGGCTGCTGTACAACGTCGGGCTGTGCCTGGTGTACGCGGTCTCGGCGATGGTGCGCTGGCCGCTGATCGGCGTGATGCTCGGGCCGGTCACCGGGGAGATGTTCACCTGGCGGGACCGCAATCCGGGGCGGCTGGCGGCCTATACGAAGGCGACCTGGCTGTGGGCCGGGATCATGGCCGTGAAGCCGGTGGTGCTGTTCCCGCTGTACTTCACCGGCGACGTCAACCTGCTGGGCTGGCTGAAGGTCGCGCTGGGGATCCCGCCGTTCCTGCTGGCGGTGTGGTTCACCTACCTGCTGCTGGCGAAGGCGCCGCCGCCGATCAAGGCGGAGCAGGAGGACGGCGACGGCGACGGGGGCTCCCCGTCGGCGACGGCCGGGCGCGCGCGGCATGCGCGCTCACGCTGA
- a CDS encoding OB-fold nucleic acid binding domain-containing protein, producing the protein MSADFSSDDDRRQGGGRLRRMFTRLTSTQEELNAAEEREDAQVVGCTPIARCDDRELVTVTGTLRAVTLRPRAGVPALEAELFDGTDALDVVWLGRRSITGIEPGRKLIAHGRIGHARGRRVLFNPRYELRPTGHGSE; encoded by the coding sequence ATGAGTGCTGACTTCAGCAGCGACGACGACCGGCGCCAGGGCGGTGGCCGGCTGCGGCGGATGTTCACCCGGCTGACCTCCACCCAGGAGGAGCTGAACGCCGCCGAGGAGCGCGAGGACGCGCAGGTCGTCGGCTGCACCCCGATCGCCCGGTGCGACGACCGCGAGCTGGTCACCGTCACGGGCACGCTGCGGGCCGTGACCCTCCGCCCGCGGGCGGGGGTGCCCGCTCTGGAGGCCGAACTCTTCGACGGCACCGACGCGCTGGACGTGGTCTGGCTCGGCCGCCGCTCGATCACCGGGATAGAACCCGGGCGGAAGCTGATCGCCCACGGGCGGATCGGCCATGCGCGGGGACGGCGTGTGCTGTTCAACCCGCGGTACGAGCTGCGACCCACCGGACACGGGAGCGAATGA
- a CDS encoding response regulator, which translates to MTRVLVIDDEPQIVRALVINLRARKYEVDAAHDGTSALELAAARHPDVVVLDLGLPDMDGVEVIKGLRGWTRVPIIVLSARHASDEKVDALDAGADDYVTKPFGMDELLARLRAAVRRAAPAGPGGDDAVLETDSFTVDLAAKKVVRDGADVRLTPTEWHLLEVLVRNAGRLVSQKQLLREVWGPAYGTETNYLRVYMAQLRRKLEGDPAHPRHFITEPGMGYRFEA; encoded by the coding sequence ATGACGCGGGTGTTGGTGATCGACGACGAGCCGCAGATCGTGCGCGCTCTGGTGATCAATCTGCGGGCCCGGAAGTACGAGGTGGACGCGGCTCACGACGGCACGTCGGCGCTGGAGCTGGCCGCCGCCCGCCACCCCGACGTGGTCGTCCTCGACCTGGGGCTGCCGGACATGGACGGGGTGGAGGTGATCAAGGGGCTGCGCGGCTGGACCCGGGTCCCGATCATCGTCCTCTCCGCCCGGCACGCCTCGGACGAGAAGGTCGACGCGCTGGACGCGGGCGCCGACGACTACGTCACCAAGCCCTTCGGGATGGACGAGCTGCTGGCCCGGCTGCGGGCCGCGGTCCGCCGGGCCGCTCCGGCCGGCCCCGGCGGCGACGACGCGGTCCTCGAGACGGACTCCTTCACGGTCGACCTGGCGGCCAAGAAGGTGGTCAGGGACGGGGCGGACGTGCGGCTCACCCCGACCGAGTGGCACCTGCTGGAGGTGCTGGTGCGCAACGCCGGGCGGCTGGTCAGCCAGAAGCAGCTGCTGCGCGAGGTGTGGGGGCCCGCGTACGGGACGGAGACCAACTACCTGCGGGTCTACATGGCGCAGCTCCGCCGGAAGCTGGAGGGGGACCCGGCGCACCCGCGGCATTTCATCACCGAACCGGGGATGGGTTACCGCTTCGAAGCCTGA
- a CDS encoding sensor histidine kinase: protein MARGTLRIYLGAAPGVGKTYAMLAEARRRRDRGTDVVAGLVEDHERPLTRELAAGLEIVPRRELVHRGSAFTEMDVDAVLARRPAVALVDELAHTNVPGSRNEKRWQDIEELLDAGIDVISTLNIQHLESLGDVVRGITGVRQQETVPDEVVRRADQVELVDMTPEALRRRLAHGNVYPAGRVDAALSNYFRPGNLTALRELALLWTADRVDEYLQKYRADHAIKASWPARERIVVGLSGGPEGRTLIRRAARIAAKAGNELLAVYVARSDGLTGASPSELTVQRGMVENLGGSFHQVLGNDPAAALLEFARGVNATQIVVGSSRRRPWRRVLGPGVGAGVVRGSGDFGDLDVHLVPHEAVPPQRTRPVRRMAVLGARRVIAGWLVGLLGPILLTALLIALGGDSALLPTDMLLFLSLTVTAALLGGLFPALASALFGSALLNWYFTPPQHTLTIQSPQNILALAIFAAVGLSVASVVDLAARRTLDAARSRAEAETLSLLAGSVLRGETALEALLERLRETFGLESVALLERDGGNGAFGRWTIAGSVGPRPAGRPEDADVDVPVGDRLALALSGRVLPADDRRVLGAFAAQAAVVLDRNRLADEAARARRLAEGNRIRTALLAAVSHDLRTPLAGIKAAVSSLRAEDVDWAPEDEAELLAGIEAGADRLDQLIGNLLDMSRLQTGTVAPLLRPVGLDEVVPMALHGVPPGSVRMDVPESLPLVSADPGLLERAVANVVENAVKYGGGAGPVVVSASALRLPGERPRVELRVADRGRGIPDHAKEAVFEPFQRLGDSSSRAAGVGLGLAVARGFVEAMGGSLSAEDTPGGGLTMVFTLPAGTPADDSHESDESDERGRAA, encoded by the coding sequence ATGGCGCGCGGCACGCTGCGGATATACCTCGGGGCAGCCCCCGGCGTGGGCAAGACCTACGCCATGCTCGCCGAGGCGCGCCGCAGGCGGGACCGGGGCACCGACGTCGTCGCCGGGCTGGTCGAGGACCACGAGCGGCCGCTCACCCGGGAGCTGGCAGCGGGCCTCGAGATCGTCCCGCGCAGGGAACTGGTCCACCGCGGCAGCGCCTTCACCGAGATGGACGTGGACGCCGTGCTGGCCAGGCGCCCCGCCGTGGCCCTGGTCGACGAGCTGGCCCACACCAACGTCCCCGGCTCGCGCAACGAGAAGCGCTGGCAGGACATCGAGGAGCTGCTGGACGCCGGGATCGACGTCATATCCACCCTCAACATCCAGCATCTGGAGTCGCTGGGGGACGTGGTCCGGGGGATCACCGGGGTGCGGCAGCAGGAGACCGTGCCGGACGAGGTGGTGCGCCGGGCCGACCAGGTCGAGCTGGTGGACATGACGCCGGAGGCGCTCCGCCGCCGCCTCGCCCACGGCAACGTCTACCCGGCCGGGCGGGTGGACGCGGCGCTCTCCAACTACTTCCGCCCCGGCAATCTGACCGCCCTTCGGGAACTGGCCCTGCTGTGGACCGCCGACCGGGTCGACGAGTACCTCCAGAAGTACCGCGCGGACCACGCGATCAAGGCCAGCTGGCCGGCCAGGGAGCGGATCGTGGTCGGTCTCAGCGGCGGCCCCGAGGGCCGCACCCTGATCCGCCGGGCGGCGCGGATCGCGGCCAAGGCGGGCAACGAGCTGCTCGCCGTCTACGTGGCCCGCAGCGATGGGCTGACCGGCGCCTCGCCGTCCGAGCTGACCGTCCAGCGGGGGATGGTGGAGAACCTCGGCGGATCGTTCCACCAGGTCCTCGGGAACGACCCGGCGGCGGCGCTGCTGGAGTTCGCCCGCGGGGTCAACGCCACCCAGATCGTCGTCGGCAGCAGCCGCCGGCGGCCGTGGCGGCGGGTGCTGGGGCCCGGGGTGGGCGCCGGAGTGGTCCGGGGGTCCGGGGACTTCGGCGACCTCGACGTCCATCTCGTGCCGCACGAGGCGGTGCCCCCGCAGCGGACCAGGCCGGTCCGGCGGATGGCGGTGCTGGGCGCCCGGCGGGTGATCGCCGGCTGGCTGGTCGGACTCCTCGGGCCGATCCTCCTCACCGCGCTGCTGATCGCGCTGGGCGGCGACAGCGCCCTGCTGCCGACCGACATGCTGCTCTTCCTCAGCCTCACCGTGACGGCGGCCCTCCTCGGCGGCCTGTTCCCGGCCCTGGCCTCGGCGCTCTTCGGCTCCGCGCTGCTCAACTGGTACTTCACCCCGCCGCAGCACACCCTGACCATCCAGTCGCCGCAGAACATCCTGGCGCTGGCGATCTTCGCCGCGGTCGGGCTGTCGGTGGCCTCGGTGGTCGACCTGGCCGCCCGGCGCACCCTGGACGCGGCCCGCAGCCGGGCCGAGGCGGAGACGCTGAGCCTGCTGGCCGGCAGCGTGCTGCGCGGGGAGACCGCGCTGGAGGCCCTGCTGGAGCGGCTGCGGGAGACCTTCGGTCTGGAGTCGGTGGCGCTGCTGGAGCGGGACGGCGGGAACGGGGCCTTCGGCCGGTGGACCATCGCCGGCTCGGTGGGCCCGCGCCCGGCCGGACGGCCCGAGGACGCCGATGTGGACGTGCCCGTGGGCGACCGGCTGGCGCTGGCCCTCAGCGGCCGGGTGCTGCCCGCCGACGACCGCCGGGTGCTCGGCGCCTTCGCCGCCCAGGCGGCGGTGGTGCTGGACCGCAACCGGCTGGCCGACGAGGCCGCCAGGGCGCGCCGGCTGGCCGAGGGCAACCGGATCCGCACCGCCCTGCTGGCGGCGGTCTCGCACGACCTGCGGACGCCGCTGGCCGGGATCAAGGCGGCGGTCTCCTCGCTGCGCGCCGAGGACGTGGACTGGGCGCCGGAGGACGAGGCGGAGCTGCTGGCCGGGATCGAGGCCGGAGCCGACCGGCTGGACCAGCTGATCGGCAACCTGCTGGACATGAGCCGGCTGCAGACCGGCACCGTGGCGCCGCTGCTCCGCCCCGTCGGCCTGGACGAGGTGGTGCCGATGGCGCTGCACGGGGTGCCGCCCGGCTCGGTGCGGATGGACGTGCCGGAGTCCCTGCCGCTGGTCTCCGCCGATCCGGGCCTGCTGGAGCGGGCGGTGGCCAACGTGGTGGAGAACGCGGTGAAGTACGGCGGCGGGGCGGGCCCGGTGGTCGTCTCGGCGAGCGCGCTGCGGCTGCCCGGCGAGCGGCCGCGGGTCGAGCTGCGGGTGGCGGACCGCGGCAGGGGCATCCCGGACCATGCCAAGGAGGCCGTCTTCGAGCCCTTCCAGCGGCTCGGCGACTCCTCCTCGCGGGCGGCGGGGGTGGGCCTCGGGCTCGCCGTCGCCCGGGGCTTCGTGGAGGCCATGGGCGGCAGCCTGAGCGCGGAGGACACCCCGGGCGGCGGGCTGACCATGGTCTTCACCCTTCCGGCCGGTACGCCGGCCGACGACTCCCACGAGTCCGACGAGTCCGACGAGAGAGGCCGTGCCGCATGA